Proteins found in one Nocardia brasiliensis ATCC 700358 genomic segment:
- a CDS encoding FAD-dependent oxidoreductase — protein MTSPAATKPAILSVDDDPGVSRAVVRDLRRRYGAEYRILRAESGAQALEALREMKLRGQPVAVLIADYRMPGMDGIEFLEQAMDLHPYARRVLLTAYADTSAAINAINVVDLDHYLLKPWDPPEEKLYPVLDGLLDAWRSSEHRPVTETKVVGNRWSPRSSEVREFLARNQLPYRWYLADEPEGARLLEAAGADPERCPVVITAGGDALVQPSDSVLAENVGLTVNATGDFYDLIVVGGGPAGLGAAVYGASEGLRTVLVERTATGGQAGQSSRIENYLGFPDGVSGAQLADRARRQAAKFGAEVITTREVVGLEVNGSARTVRFADGGRLCAHTVIIATGVDYRRHPAPGVDEFTGRGVYYGSAMTEAAECADRDVYIVGGANSAGQAAVFLSRNAKTVHLVVRADSLGKSMSHYLVQQIAQIPNIKVHTNTEVSAADGDDHLQQIVLRDNVSGNEEKAEAERLFLFIGAAPQTEWLDGTVKRDTAGFVLAGPDLMIDGARPAGWELPRPPHHLETSVPGVFVAGDVHADSAKRVASAVGEGAMAVMLVHRYLA, from the coding sequence GTGACTTCACCCGCTGCCACGAAACCGGCCATCCTGAGCGTCGACGATGATCCCGGCGTTTCCCGCGCGGTTGTCCGCGACCTGCGCCGCCGCTATGGGGCCGAATACCGGATTCTGCGCGCGGAATCGGGCGCGCAGGCGCTCGAGGCGTTGCGTGAGATGAAATTGCGCGGCCAGCCGGTCGCGGTCTTGATCGCCGATTACCGGATGCCGGGCATGGACGGCATCGAATTCCTCGAGCAGGCCATGGACCTGCACCCGTATGCCCGCCGCGTATTGCTGACCGCGTACGCCGACACCAGCGCCGCGATCAACGCCATCAATGTGGTCGACCTGGATCACTATCTGCTCAAGCCGTGGGATCCGCCGGAGGAGAAGCTGTATCCGGTGCTGGACGGGCTGCTCGACGCCTGGCGCAGCAGCGAGCACCGGCCGGTGACCGAGACCAAAGTGGTCGGCAACCGCTGGTCGCCGCGCTCCTCCGAGGTGCGCGAGTTCCTGGCCCGCAACCAGTTGCCCTATCGGTGGTATCTGGCCGACGAGCCGGAGGGCGCGCGACTGCTCGAGGCCGCGGGCGCCGATCCCGAACGCTGTCCCGTGGTGATCACGGCGGGCGGCGACGCGCTGGTCCAGCCGTCGGACAGCGTGCTCGCGGAGAACGTCGGGCTCACCGTCAACGCGACCGGCGATTTCTACGATCTGATCGTGGTCGGCGGCGGCCCGGCCGGGCTGGGCGCCGCCGTGTACGGCGCCTCCGAAGGCCTGCGCACGGTCCTGGTGGAGCGCACGGCGACCGGCGGACAGGCCGGGCAGAGTTCGCGCATCGAGAACTACCTCGGCTTCCCGGACGGCGTCTCGGGCGCTCAGCTGGCCGATCGGGCCCGCCGCCAGGCGGCGAAGTTCGGCGCCGAGGTGATCACCACCCGCGAGGTGGTCGGGCTGGAGGTGAACGGTTCGGCGCGCACGGTGCGCTTCGCCGACGGCGGCAGGCTGTGCGCGCATACGGTGATCATCGCGACCGGCGTGGACTACCGCAGGCACCCGGCGCCCGGCGTCGACGAGTTCACCGGGCGCGGCGTGTACTACGGCTCGGCGATGACCGAGGCCGCCGAATGCGCCGATCGCGACGTCTACATCGTGGGCGGCGCGAACTCCGCGGGTCAGGCCGCGGTGTTCCTGTCCCGCAACGCGAAGACGGTGCATCTGGTGGTGCGCGCGGACTCGCTGGGCAAGTCCATGTCGCACTACCTGGTCCAGCAGATCGCGCAGATCCCGAATATCAAGGTGCACACCAACACCGAGGTGAGCGCCGCCGACGGCGACGACCATCTGCAACAGATCGTGCTGCGCGACAACGTCTCCGGCAACGAGGAGAAGGCCGAGGCCGAGCGGCTGTTCCTGTTCATCGGCGCCGCACCGCAAACCGAGTGGCTCGACGGCACGGTCAAGCGGGACACGGCCGGATTCGTGCTGGCCGGGCCCGACCTGATGATCGACGGCGCGCGCCCGGCGGGCTGGGAACTGCCCAGGCCACCACATCATTTGGAGACGAGCGTGCCCGGCGTGTTCGTGGCAGGCGACGTGCACGCCGATTCGGCCAAGCGCGTCGCATCGGCGGTCGGCGAGGGCGCGATGGCCGTGATGCTCGTGCACCGGTATCTCGCGTAA
- a CDS encoding UBP-type zinc finger domain-containing protein: MTQELDGIDPAVAPSGTGCVECEQAQGWWVHLRRCAQCGHIGCCDTSPEQHASKHAKDTGHPFIQSFEPGEDWYWNFRTEEMYGDGPELAPPTSHPAEQNAPGPRGRVPADWRAHIH; this comes from the coding sequence ATGACACAGGAACTGGACGGCATCGACCCGGCAGTGGCACCGAGCGGCACCGGGTGCGTGGAATGCGAACAGGCGCAAGGCTGGTGGGTGCATCTGCGCCGGTGCGCGCAGTGCGGGCACATCGGTTGTTGTGACACCTCCCCGGAGCAGCACGCGAGCAAGCACGCGAAAGACACCGGCCACCCGTTCATTCAGAGCTTCGAACCGGGCGAGGACTGGTACTGGAACTTCCGGACCGAGGAAATGTATGGCGACGGACCCGAACTCGCGCCGCCGACCAGTCACCCCGCCGAGCAGAACGCCCCGGGTCCGCGCGGCAGGGTGCCCGCGGACTGGCGGGCGCACATCCACTGA
- a CDS encoding Na+/H+ antiporter subunit A → MLAILLALTAAALVAPLWVKALGRNAFYVLALVPLGCLGWVIANWGSTQQVRLAWAPSIAMNIDLRFDSLAAIMAVLVLGIGALILVYCARYFEDDEPRLGVFAAELVGFAGAMFGLVTSDNMLLLFVFWEVTTVLSFLLVGHNAEQANSRRAAIQALLVTAAGGLAMLVGLIVLGEASGSYLLSELLARTDPPSGLAVHVALVLILVGALSKSAVVPLHFWLPGAMAAPTPVSAYLHAAAMVKAGVYLVARLAPVFADNPVWHPLVLTLGVASMLLAGLRAMEVTDLKLVLAFGTVSQLGFLIVLVGIGTPAAALAGVALIVAHALFKACLFMVVGIIDHSAGTRDLRRLSGLGRKAPVLCGIAVLAALSMAGLPPLVGFVGKESALGAILDADNLAEPARVALAVGVVLGSMLTVGYSIRFVWGAFADKPGQPTPHGAHRARRVTEYLDASGTATDDKPDHQENWHAPGALFLAAPAILAVASLVAGLAAPGLDRLLSPYAKTLPEELLSHLALWHGVNLALLLTVLVIAGGVALFQLRDRLRDPAHPRLGNADRAYDATLRAMDRLSLRMTGAVQRGSLPLSQATILSTLIILPAVLLAVGTRTGVELRLWDSPLQAVIGGIMIAMALGATVLRNRLAGVLVVGVTGYGCGVIFALHGAPDLALTQFLVETLTLVIFVLVLRAFPAEIEEGKATAFKARRAILAALVGTAVTIFGAFATAARTAEPIWHRIPDAAYQFGGGKNAVNVLLVDIRAWDTLGEISVLVVAATGVASLVFRSRRFGSAPRAADSPHYDPDLVSWLPAGRLVDRADRSMVMQITTRLVFPTIMVLSVYFFFSGHNAPGGGFAGGLTAGLALTLRYLAGGRYELGEALPVDAGHLLGAGLTLAAGTAGASLFFGAPPLSSAIFEVTLPVLGHIKLVTALFFDLGVYLIVVGLVLDVLRSLGARLDSELATSETATAKGGPAS, encoded by the coding sequence TTGCTCGCAATCCTGCTCGCCCTCACCGCCGCCGCGCTCGTCGCACCGTTGTGGGTGAAGGCACTGGGGCGCAACGCTTTCTACGTGCTGGCACTCGTGCCGCTCGGCTGTCTGGGCTGGGTGATCGCGAATTGGGGTAGCACACAGCAGGTTCGGCTCGCCTGGGCGCCGAGCATCGCGATGAACATCGACCTGCGCTTCGATTCGCTCGCCGCGATCATGGCCGTGCTGGTACTGGGCATCGGCGCCCTGATCCTGGTCTACTGCGCCCGATATTTCGAGGACGACGAGCCGCGGCTCGGGGTGTTCGCCGCCGAACTGGTCGGCTTCGCCGGGGCCATGTTCGGGCTCGTGACGAGCGACAACATGCTGCTGCTGTTCGTCTTCTGGGAAGTGACGACCGTGCTGTCGTTCCTGCTCGTCGGCCACAACGCCGAACAGGCGAACAGCAGGCGGGCCGCGATCCAAGCCCTCCTGGTGACCGCCGCGGGCGGGCTGGCGATGCTCGTCGGCCTGATCGTGCTCGGCGAGGCGAGCGGCAGCTACCTGCTCTCCGAGCTGCTGGCCCGGACCGACCCGCCGAGCGGTCTCGCGGTGCACGTGGCGCTGGTGCTGATCCTGGTCGGCGCGCTCAGCAAGTCCGCCGTGGTGCCGCTGCACTTCTGGTTGCCCGGCGCGATGGCGGCGCCGACGCCGGTCAGCGCGTACCTGCACGCCGCGGCCATGGTGAAAGCCGGTGTGTACCTGGTGGCGCGGCTGGCCCCGGTGTTCGCGGACAATCCGGTCTGGCATCCGCTCGTGCTCACCCTCGGCGTGGCCTCGATGCTGCTCGCCGGGTTGCGCGCGATGGAGGTGACCGACCTGAAACTGGTGCTCGCGTTCGGCACGGTGAGCCAGCTCGGCTTCCTGATCGTGCTGGTCGGCATCGGCACCCCGGCGGCGGCGCTGGCCGGTGTCGCGCTGATCGTGGCGCACGCGCTGTTCAAAGCCTGCCTGTTCATGGTGGTCGGCATCATCGATCACAGCGCGGGCACCAGGGACCTGCGCCGGCTCTCCGGGCTCGGCCGCAAGGCCCCGGTGCTCTGTGGCATCGCAGTGCTCGCCGCGTTGAGCATGGCGGGCCTGCCGCCGCTGGTCGGGTTCGTCGGGAAGGAGAGCGCGCTCGGCGCGATCCTGGACGCGGACAACCTCGCCGAACCGGCCAGGGTGGCGCTCGCCGTCGGCGTGGTGCTCGGCTCGATGCTGACCGTCGGCTACAGCATCCGCTTCGTCTGGGGCGCCTTCGCGGACAAGCCGGGACAGCCGACCCCGCACGGCGCGCACCGGGCTCGCCGCGTCACCGAATACCTCGACGCGTCCGGCACCGCGACCGACGACAAGCCGGATCACCAAGAAAACTGGCACGCGCCCGGCGCGCTGTTCCTGGCCGCGCCCGCGATCCTCGCGGTGGCGAGCCTGGTCGCGGGCCTGGCCGCGCCCGGGTTGGACCGGCTGTTGAGCCCCTACGCGAAAACGCTACCGGAGGAACTGCTTTCGCACCTGGCGCTCTGGCACGGCGTGAATCTCGCACTGCTGCTGACCGTGCTGGTGATCGCGGGCGGTGTCGCGCTGTTCCAGCTGCGCGACCGGCTGCGCGACCCGGCGCACCCGCGCCTGGGCAACGCCGACCGCGCCTACGACGCCACGCTGCGCGCGATGGATCGGCTGTCGCTGCGGATGACCGGCGCGGTGCAGCGCGGCTCGCTGCCGCTGAGCCAGGCGACGATCCTCAGCACCTTGATCATCCTGCCCGCGGTCCTGCTCGCCGTCGGTACCCGCACCGGAGTCGAACTGCGCCTGTGGGATTCGCCGTTACAGGCGGTGATCGGCGGCATCATGATCGCGATGGCGCTCGGCGCCACCGTGCTGCGCAACCGGCTGGCCGGCGTGCTGGTGGTCGGCGTCACCGGTTACGGGTGCGGCGTGATCTTCGCGCTGCACGGCGCGCCCGACCTGGCGCTCACCCAATTCCTGGTCGAGACGCTGACCCTGGTGATCTTCGTACTCGTGTTGCGCGCCTTCCCCGCCGAGATCGAGGAGGGCAAGGCGACCGCGTTCAAGGCCCGCCGCGCGATCCTGGCGGCGCTGGTCGGCACGGCCGTCACGATCTTCGGCGCGTTCGCCACCGCGGCCCGCACCGCCGAACCGATCTGGCACCGGATCCCCGACGCCGCATACCAATTCGGCGGCGGCAAGAACGCCGTCAACGTGCTGCTCGTCGATATCCGCGCGTGGGACACCCTCGGCGAGATCTCGGTGCTGGTGGTCGCGGCCACCGGCGTGGCCTCCCTGGTGTTCCGCAGCCGTCGCTTCGGCAGCGCGCCGCGCGCCGCCGATTCGCCGCACTACGACCCGGATCTGGTGAGCTGGCTGCCCGCCGGACGGCTGGTCGATCGCGCGGACCGGTCGATGGTCATGCAGATCACCACCCGCCTGGTGTTCCCGACCATCATGGTGCTGTCGGTGTATTTCTTCTTCTCCGGGCACAACGCGCCCGGCGGCGGGTTCGCGGGCGGTCTCACCGCCGGGCTCGCGCTGACGCTGCGCTATCTGGCAGGCGGGCGCTACGAGCTCGGCGAGGCGCTGCCCGTCGACGCGGGCCATCTGCTCGGCGCCGGCCTCACCCTGGCGGCCGGAACCGCAGGCGCCTCACTGTTTTTCGGCGCGCCGCCGCTGTCCTCCGCGATCTTCGAGGTGACGCTGCCGGTGCTCGGCCACATCAAACTGGTGACCGCGCTGTTCTTCGATCTCGGCGTCTACCTGATCGTCGTCGGCCTGGTGCTCGACGTGCTGCGCAGCCTCGGCGCCCGCCTCGACAGCGAGCTGGCCACCAGCGAAACCGCCACGGCGAAGGGAGGCCCCGCGTCATGA
- a CDS encoding Na+/H+ antiporter subunit D, whose amino-acid sequence MSLSPDLLRTLMPLPVLVPLLAAAGTLVFGRSPRTQRVIMLSALTAVVVICAFLLYLTDRHGTTAVQVGNWETPIGITLVADRLSASMLLVSSIVLLAVAVYGAGQNIRDGDQRQPTSIYRPTYLVLTGGVSAAFLAGDLFNLFVGFEILLAASFVLLTVGGTAARIRAGVSYVMVSMLASLIFLTGIGMTYAATGTLNLAQLAERIGAVPEGIRTAVYAVLLVSFGIKAAVFPLSSWLPDSYPTAPAPVTAVFAGLLTKVGVYAIIRTHSLLFPGGEFEAILLVCGLLTMLIGIFGAIAQSDLRRLLSFTLVSHIGYMVFGVGLASVAGLAGAVFYVAHHILVQTALFLVVGLIERQAGSTSLRRLGGLAAASPVLAVLFLIPALNLGGIPPFSGFIGKVALLQAGAQDGSVLAWVLVGGSVLTSLLTLYTVARVWSKAFWRPRAEAPEGHLSAANTPTLIEESTDVLYDERTDPGRMPLSMVASTAALVAVSLSLTVLAGPMLRIADRAAADLGDPGVYITAVLGDSLPAAPGGSR is encoded by the coding sequence TTGAGCCTCTCCCCCGACCTGCTGCGCACCCTGATGCCGCTGCCCGTGTTGGTGCCGCTGCTCGCGGCCGCGGGCACGCTGGTCTTCGGCCGCAGCCCGCGCACGCAACGCGTGATCATGTTGAGCGCGCTCACCGCCGTGGTGGTCATCTGCGCTTTCCTGCTGTATCTGACCGACCGCCACGGCACCACCGCGGTGCAGGTCGGCAACTGGGAGACGCCGATCGGCATCACCTTGGTGGCGGATCGGCTGTCCGCGTCGATGCTGCTCGTCTCGTCCATCGTGCTGCTCGCCGTCGCGGTCTACGGTGCGGGACAGAACATCCGCGACGGCGACCAGCGCCAGCCGACCTCGATCTACCGCCCCACCTACCTGGTGCTCACCGGCGGCGTCTCGGCCGCCTTCCTGGCCGGTGATCTGTTCAACCTGTTCGTCGGCTTCGAGATCCTGCTCGCCGCCTCGTTCGTGCTGCTGACCGTGGGCGGCACCGCGGCCCGCATCCGCGCCGGCGTGTCGTACGTGATGGTCTCGATGCTCGCCTCGCTGATCTTCCTGACCGGCATCGGCATGACCTACGCGGCCACCGGTACGTTGAACCTGGCCCAGCTGGCGGAGCGGATCGGCGCGGTGCCGGAGGGCATCCGCACGGCCGTCTACGCGGTGCTGCTGGTGTCGTTCGGGATCAAGGCGGCGGTGTTCCCGCTGTCGAGCTGGCTACCCGACTCCTACCCCACTGCGCCCGCACCGGTGACCGCGGTGTTCGCCGGTTTGCTCACCAAAGTCGGTGTGTACGCGATCATCCGGACGCATTCGCTCCTGTTCCCCGGCGGCGAATTCGAGGCCATCCTGCTGGTGTGCGGACTGCTCACCATGCTGATCGGCATCTTCGGCGCGATCGCGCAGAGCGATCTCCGCAGGCTGCTGTCGTTCACACTGGTCAGCCACATCGGCTACATGGTGTTCGGCGTGGGACTGGCCAGTGTGGCCGGCCTGGCCGGCGCGGTTTTCTATGTGGCGCACCACATTCTGGTGCAGACGGCGTTGTTCCTGGTGGTCGGCCTGATCGAGCGGCAGGCGGGCTCGACGTCGTTGCGCAGACTCGGCGGGCTGGCCGCGGCCAGCCCGGTGCTCGCCGTGCTGTTCCTGATCCCGGCCCTGAATCTCGGTGGTATTCCCCCGTTCTCGGGATTCATCGGCAAGGTGGCGCTGCTGCAGGCGGGCGCGCAGGACGGCAGTGTGCTGGCCTGGGTGCTCGTCGGCGGGTCGGTGCTGACCAGCCTGCTCACGCTGTACACCGTCGCGCGGGTGTGGAGCAAAGCGTTCTGGCGGCCGCGCGCGGAGGCGCCGGAAGGCCACCTGTCCGCGGCGAATACGCCGACGCTGATCGAGGAATCGACCGATGTGCTGTACGACGAACGCACCGACCCCGGCCGGATGCCGCTGTCGATGGTCGCCTCCACCGCGGCCCTGGTCGCGGTGAGCCTCAGCCTGACGGTGCTCGCGGGCCCGATGCTGCGCATCGCCGACCGCGCCGCCGCGGATCTCGGCGATCCAGGCGTGTATATCACCGCGGTGCTGGGTGATTCGCTGCCCGCCGCGCCGGGAGGAAGCCGATGA
- a CDS encoding Na(+)/H(+) antiporter subunit C: MTANLTLLIVIGVLVACGVYLILERAVSKMLLGMILFGNAVNLLIITLAGRDGRAPIQGQTDTTHRDTADPLAQAMVLTAIVITMGIAAFVLALAYRSFTLTTTDDVENDPDDVDVARRREREDPED, encoded by the coding sequence ATGACGGCGAATCTCACCCTGCTGATCGTGATCGGCGTGCTGGTCGCGTGCGGGGTCTATCTCATCCTCGAACGCGCGGTGTCGAAGATGCTGCTCGGCATGATCCTGTTCGGCAACGCGGTGAACCTGCTGATCATCACGCTGGCCGGGCGGGACGGGCGCGCACCGATCCAGGGCCAGACCGATACCACCCACCGCGACACCGCCGATCCGCTGGCTCAGGCGATGGTGCTCACCGCCATCGTCATCACCATGGGGATCGCGGCGTTCGTGCTCGCCCTCGCCTACCGCTCCTTCACGTTGACCACCACCGACGACGTCGAGAACGATCCGGACGACGTGGACGTGGCCCGCAGGCGCGAGCGAGAGGACCCGGAAGATTGA
- a CDS encoding AAA family ATPase produces MAELALTARWNPSAADARRGVVRLHPEALAALGLREWDGIALVGSRRTAAVVGVAPAGTPAGVALLDDVTLSNAGLRENATVVVAPVTVYGAKQISVSGSVQATRTIPAATLRQALLGKVVTVGDAVSLLPRDLGPDISSAAASQALSRTFGIAWTTELLTVTATDPRGPVSVQPNTAVVWGAGVVAARNAADRAAAGEPVPAGTAAQAATEAAAFDGAAAVNGAPAGRHGAVRDTAPRITVKDLAGAHSQATKLTEWLSLALDEPELLKTLGATPHLGVLITGPAGVGKATLARAVTAPRRIVELDGPTIGAAESGTRLREVAEAVADACSGQGGILLITDIDALLPAQAEPVATLILDQLRAAVAEPCVAFLATTAHPADVDARLRAPDLCDRELALALPTAAVRKSLLEQLLRQVPVAELRLDDIAARTPGFVVSDLAALCREAALRAASRASKEHTDPQLTQPDLLDALTVIRPLSRSGLDEPAIGSLTLDEVGDMAETKQALTETVLWPLRHPDSFARLGIDPPRGVLLYGPPGCGKTFLVRALASTGQLSVHTVKGAELMDKWVGSSERAVRELFQRARDSAPSLIFLDEVDALAPRRGQSSDSGVGDRVVAALLTELDGVEPLRDVVVLGATNRPELIDPALLRPGRLERLVFVPPPDSAARLAILRTAGRSVPLAGDVDLPTLARTLDGFSAADCAALLREAALAAMRRDVEAADVTAADVAAARTVVRPSLDPLQVESLRRYAENRGQPTSSEGRYL; encoded by the coding sequence GTGGCAGAACTAGCGCTCACCGCTCGATGGAATCCGTCCGCGGCCGATGCCCGGCGCGGCGTGGTGCGACTGCATCCCGAGGCGCTGGCCGCGCTCGGTCTGCGGGAGTGGGACGGTATCGCGCTGGTCGGCTCGCGGCGCACGGCCGCGGTGGTCGGCGTCGCGCCCGCGGGCACGCCGGCCGGCGTCGCGTTGCTCGACGACGTGACGCTGTCCAATGCCGGGCTGCGGGAGAACGCGACCGTGGTCGTCGCGCCGGTCACCGTGTACGGGGCGAAGCAGATCTCGGTGAGCGGCTCGGTGCAGGCGACCCGGACCATCCCCGCGGCCACCTTGCGCCAAGCACTGCTCGGCAAGGTGGTCACCGTCGGCGACGCGGTCTCGCTGCTGCCGCGCGATCTGGGCCCCGACATCAGTTCCGCCGCTGCCTCACAAGCACTTTCGCGTACCTTCGGTATCGCCTGGACCACCGAGTTGCTCACCGTCACCGCCACCGATCCGCGCGGACCGGTCAGCGTGCAGCCGAACACCGCGGTGGTGTGGGGCGCGGGAGTGGTCGCGGCACGTAACGCCGCCGATCGGGCCGCGGCCGGGGAGCCCGTCCCCGCGGGCACCGCCGCCCAGGCCGCGACCGAGGCCGCCGCCTTCGACGGCGCCGCCGCCGTGAACGGTGCGCCGGCGGGCAGGCACGGCGCGGTGCGCGACACCGCACCGCGGATCACGGTCAAGGATCTCGCGGGGGCGCACAGTCAGGCGACCAAGCTCACCGAGTGGCTGAGCCTGGCCCTCGACGAACCGGAGCTGCTCAAAACCCTCGGCGCCACACCACATCTCGGCGTCTTGATCACCGGTCCCGCGGGCGTCGGCAAGGCGACGCTGGCGCGCGCGGTCACCGCGCCGCGGCGCATCGTCGAACTCGACGGACCGACCATCGGCGCGGCCGAGAGCGGCACCCGGTTACGCGAGGTCGCCGAGGCCGTCGCCGACGCATGTTCGGGGCAGGGCGGGATCCTGTTGATCACCGATATCGACGCGCTGCTGCCCGCGCAGGCCGAGCCGGTCGCCACGCTCATCCTGGATCAGCTGCGGGCCGCGGTCGCCGAACCGTGCGTCGCCTTCCTGGCCACCACCGCCCATCCCGCCGATGTCGATGCCCGGCTGCGCGCGCCCGATCTCTGCGACCGCGAACTCGCGTTGGCGCTGCCCACCGCCGCGGTGCGCAAGTCGCTGCTGGAGCAGTTGCTGCGCCAGGTACCTGTCGCCGAGTTGCGCCTCGACGATATCGCCGCGCGCACACCGGGTTTCGTGGTCTCCGATCTGGCCGCCCTGTGCCGGGAGGCGGCGTTGCGCGCGGCGTCGCGGGCGAGCAAGGAACACACCGATCCGCAGCTGACCCAACCGGATCTGCTCGACGCGCTGACCGTGATCCGCCCGCTGTCGCGTTCCGGCCTGGACGAACCCGCCATCGGCAGCCTCACCCTGGACGAGGTCGGCGATATGGCCGAGACCAAGCAGGCGCTGACCGAAACCGTGTTGTGGCCACTGCGGCATCCGGATTCGTTCGCGCGCCTGGGCATCGACCCGCCGCGCGGCGTGCTGCTCTACGGTCCGCCCGGCTGCGGCAAGACCTTCCTGGTGCGCGCGCTGGCGAGCACCGGTCAGCTCAGCGTGCACACCGTCAAGGGCGCCGAACTGATGGACAAGTGGGTCGGTTCGTCCGAGCGCGCGGTGCGCGAATTGTTCCAGCGCGCCCGCGATTCCGCGCCGTCGCTGATCTTCCTCGACGAGGTCGACGCGCTCGCCCCGCGCCGCGGGCAGAGCAGCGATTCCGGTGTCGGCGATCGGGTGGTGGCCGCGCTGCTCACCGAGCTGGACGGGGTGGAACCGCTGCGCGATGTCGTGGTGCTCGGCGCGACGAACCGGCCCGAGCTGATCGATCCGGCGCTGCTGCGACCGGGACGGCTGGAGCGGCTGGTCTTCGTGCCGCCGCCGGACAGCGCGGCCCGGCTGGCGATCCTGCGGACGGCGGGTCGCTCGGTGCCGCTCGCCGGTGATGTCGATCTGCCCACGCTGGCCCGCACCCTCGACGGGTTCTCCGCGGCCGACTGCGCCGCGCTGCTGCGCGAGGCGGCGCTGGCGGCGATGCGCCGCGATGTCGAGGCCGCCGACGTCACCGCCGCCGACGTGGCCGCGGCGCGGACCGTGGTCCGGCCGTCGCTGGACCCGCTCCAGGTCGAATCGTTGCGCCGGTACGCGGAGAACCGTGGGCAGCCGACCAGCAGCGAGGGGCGCTACCTGTAG
- a CDS encoding ATP-binding protein: protein MNSNNTADRSSRLVCDPAELRTLFLFEKLNDEQLDWLCRDGRVETIEPGLVFREGDPATCFYVLMDGEVVLTKLSGGTEIELVRTQHHGSYAGAWSAYLGDKVEQTYNSSMSVTRPSRFYVLDAAIFAQMMQAWFPMAVHLLEGVFFGNRNANARVGQRERLLALGSLSAGLTHELNNPAAAAVRATSGLRERVAGMRHKLAMMADGKFDTASLGALVRLQEEAAAQVAKAPELTPMEAADREDVLGEWLDEHGIIDGWNLAPNFVQAGFDVDWLERVAGTLEGCTDQVFQGAIRWLNYTIETELMMNEIADSTTRISSLVNAAKQYSQMDRAPFQVVDIHDLLDSTLVMLSRKIGDGVEVVKEYDRALPEVPCYAAELNQVWTNLIDNAVYAMQGRGTLTIRTRHENDCAVIEIGDTGPGIPEEVRSRIFEPFFTTKPMGEGTGLGLDISFRIVVNKHDGDIQVDSEPGDTRFTVWLPLNRSADNPTDEANAPTAGEQR from the coding sequence ATGAATTCGAACAACACCGCGGATCGCAGCAGCCGCCTGGTCTGCGATCCCGCGGAACTCCGCACACTGTTCCTGTTCGAGAAATTGAACGACGAGCAGCTGGACTGGCTGTGCCGGGACGGGCGGGTCGAGACGATCGAGCCCGGGCTGGTCTTCCGCGAGGGCGACCCGGCCACCTGTTTCTACGTGCTGATGGACGGCGAGGTCGTGCTGACCAAGCTGTCCGGCGGCACGGAGATCGAGCTGGTGCGCACCCAGCACCACGGCTCCTACGCGGGCGCCTGGAGCGCCTACCTCGGCGACAAGGTCGAGCAGACCTACAACAGCTCGATGTCGGTGACCCGGCCGTCCCGGTTCTACGTGCTGGACGCCGCGATCTTCGCGCAGATGATGCAGGCCTGGTTCCCGATGGCGGTGCACCTGCTCGAGGGCGTGTTCTTCGGCAACCGCAACGCCAACGCCCGGGTCGGCCAGCGCGAGCGGCTGCTCGCCCTCGGCTCGCTGTCGGCGGGCCTGACCCACGAGCTGAACAATCCGGCGGCGGCCGCGGTGCGGGCCACCTCCGGCCTGCGCGAACGGGTCGCGGGCATGCGGCACAAGCTGGCCATGATGGCCGACGGCAAGTTCGACACCGCGTCCCTCGGCGCGCTGGTGCGGTTGCAGGAGGAGGCGGCGGCGCAGGTGGCCAAGGCGCCCGAGCTGACCCCGATGGAGGCCGCCGACCGCGAGGACGTGCTCGGCGAATGGCTCGACGAGCACGGCATCATCGACGGCTGGAACCTGGCGCCGAACTTCGTGCAGGCCGGCTTCGACGTGGACTGGCTCGAGCGGGTGGCCGGCACCCTGGAGGGCTGCACCGACCAGGTGTTCCAGGGCGCGATCCGCTGGTTGAACTACACCATCGAGACCGAGCTGATGATGAACGAGATCGCAGACTCGACCACCCGGATCTCGTCGCTGGTGAACGCGGCCAAGCAGTACTCGCAGATGGACCGGGCGCCGTTCCAGGTGGTGGACATCCACGATCTGCTCGACAGCACGCTGGTGATGCTGAGCCGCAAGATCGGCGACGGTGTCGAGGTGGTCAAGGAGTACGACCGCGCGCTGCCCGAAGTGCCTTGCTACGCCGCGGAATTGAATCAGGTGTGGACCAACCTGATCGACAACGCGGTGTACGCCATGCAGGGCCGGGGCACGCTCACCATCCGTACCCGGCACGAAAACGACTGCGCCGTCATCGAAATCGGCGATACCGGGCCCGGTATCCCGGAAGAGGTGCGCAGCCGGATCTTCGAACCGTTCTTCACCACCAAGCCGATGGGCGAGGGCACCGGCCTCGGGCTCGACATCTCGTTCCGGATCGTGGTGAACAAACACGACGGCGATATCCAGGTCGACTCCGAACCCGGCGACACGCGGTTCACGGTGTGGTTGCCGCTGAACCGCAGCGCGGACAATCCCACCGACGAAGCGAACGCACCGACCGCAGGAGAGCAACGATGA